A region of the Curtobacterium flaccumfaciens pv. betae genome:
GCCACCCCGTCCGGGCGTACCTGGACGTCTCCGAGATCATCCGCGTCGCCCGCGAGTCGGGGGCCGACGCGATCTACCCGGGGTACGGGTTCCTGTCCGAGAACCCCGAGCTCGCCGCGGCAGCAGCCGCGAACGGCATCACCTTCATCGGTCCGGGCGAGCACGTGCTCGAGATGGCCGGCAACAAGGTCACCGCGAAGGAGCACGCGATCGCGGCGGGGGTCCCGGTCCTCGCGAGCACCCCGGCGAGCCGCGACATCGACGAACTGATCGCCGGCGCCGACGCGATCGGGTTCCCGGTCTTCGCCAAGGCCGTCGCCGGTGGTGGTGGCCGTGGCATGCGCCGGGTGGAGACGAAGCCCGAGTTGCGCGACGCCCTCGAAGCAGCGATGCGCGAGGCCGACAGTGCCTTCGGCGACCCGACGATGTTCCTCGAGCAGGCCGTCATCCGTCCGCGCCACATCGAGGTGCAGATCCTCGCCGACGCGACCGGCACCGATGCGGGCACGATCCACCTGTTCGAGCGGGACTGCTCGGTGCAGCGGCGCAACCAGAAGGTCGTCGAGATCGCGCCGGCGCCGAACCTCGACCCCGCGATCGCGCAGGCGCTGCACCGCGACGCCGTGGCCTTCGCCCGGTCGATCGGGTACGTCAACGCCGGCACCGTGGAGTTCCTGCTCGACACCGAGGGCGAGCGCGAGGGGCAGCACGTCTTCATCGAGATGAACCCGCGCATCCAGGTCGAGCACACGGTCACCGAAGAGGTCACCGACGTCGACCTGGTGCAGTCGCAGATGCGCATCGCGGCGGGGGAGACCCTTGCCGACCTCGGCCTGTCCCAGGACACCGTCGCCGTGCACGGTGCCGCGCTGCAGACCCGCATCACGACCGAGGACCCGACGCAGGGCTTCCGTCCGGACACCGGCCGGATCAGCACCTACCGCAGCCCCGGCGGTGCCGGCGTCCGGCTCGACGGCGGCACGGTCGCCACCGGCGCACAGATCAGCCCGCACTTCGACTCGATGCTCGCGAAGATGACGTGCCGCGGCCGGGACTTCCCGGCGGCGGTGTCCCGGGCCAAGCGCGCCCTCGCCGAGTTCCGCATCCGCGGCGTCAGCACGAACATCCCGTTCCTGCAGGCCGTACTCGAGGACCCGGACTTCGCCCGCGGCGACGTCTCGACGAAGTTCATCGAGGAACGCCCGCAGCTCTTCGGCGGCCACGTCTCGAAGGACCGCGGCACGAAGGTGCTCACCTGGCTCGCCGACGTCACGGTGAACAAGCCGAACGGTGAGCGGTCGCCGCTCGTCACCGACCCGGCCGACAAGCTCCCGGCCACCGACCTGACGTCCCCGGTGCCCGAGGGGCAGCGCGACCGCCTGCTGGCGATGGGTCCGGCCGAGTGGTCGAAGGCACTGCGCGCCCAGACGGCCCTCGCCGTGACCGAGACGACGATGCGGGACGCCCACCAGTCGCTCCTCGCCACCCGGGTCCGCACGAAGGACCTCGTCGCCGTCGCACCGCACGTGGCGCGGCTCACCCCGCAGCTGCTCAGCGTCGAGGCCTGGGGTGGTGCCACGTACGACGTCGCACTCCGGTTCCTCGGTGAAGACCCCTGGGAGCGCCTGTCCTCGCTGCGCGAAGCGATGCCGAACATCCCGATCCAGATGCTGCTGCGCGGCCGCAACACCGTCGGGTACACGCCCTACCCGACCGAGGTGACCGACGCCTTCGTCGACGAGGCGGCTCGGTCCGGCGTCGACGTCTTCCGCGTGTTCGACGCGCTGAACGACGTCAGCCAGCTGCGTCCAGCCCTGGAGGCCGTGCTCGCGACCGGCACGGCCGTCGCCGAGGCGGCGCTCTGCTACACCGCCGACCTCCTCGACCCCGCCGAGGACCTCTACACGCTCGACTACTACCTCCGCCTCGCGGAGCAGATGGTCGAGGCCGGCGCGCACGTCATCGGCATCAAGGACATGGCGGGGCTCCTCCGTGCCGGTGCCGCCGAGAAGCTCGTCACCGCCCTGCGTGAGCGCTTCGACCAGCCCGTGCACGTGCACACCCACGACACCGCCGGCGGCCAGCTCGCGACCCTGCTCGCCGCCTCGCGCGCCGGGGCCGACGCCGTCGACGTGGCCGCAGCACCCATGGCCGGCACGACCAGCCAGCCGAGCATGTCCGCCCTGGTCGCCGCACTGGCCCACACCGAGCGCGACACCGGTCTGTCCCTCGACGCCGTCGGTGACCTCGAGCCGTACTGGGAGTCGGTCCGTCGCGTGTACGCCCCGTTCGAGTCCGGGCTCGCCGGTCCGACCGGGCGTGTCTACAAGCACGAGATCCCCGGCGGTCAGCTGTCGAACCTCCGGCAGCAGGCGATCGCCCTCGGGCTCGGCGACCGGTTCGAGCAGGTCGAGGACTGGTACGCCGAGGCGAACCGGATCCTCGGGCGCCCGACCAAGGTCACGCCGTCGTCGAAGGTCGTCGGCGACCTCGCCCTGCAGCTCGCCGCGGTCGGTGCCGACCCGGTCGACTTCGAGCAGAACCCCGACAAGTACGACATCCCGGACTCCGTGGTCGGGTTCATGGCCGGCGAGCTGGGCGACCTGCCCGGCGGCTGGCCCGAGCCGTTCCGCTCCAAGGTCCTGGCCGGTCGCGAGGTCCGACTCGAGATCACCCCCGTGCCCGCGGACGAGCGTGCGCACCTCGAGACCCCCGGACCCGCGCGCCAGCAGGCCCTCAACCGCCTGCTCTTCCCGCAGCCGACGCAGCAGTTCCAGCGCGTGCGGGAGCAGTACGGCGACCTGTCCGTCGTGCCGACCGTCGACTACCTGTACGGGTTGCGCCCCGGACAGGAGCACAGCGTCCCGCTCGGCAAGGGCGTCGACCTGTTCGTCGGGCTCGAGGCGATCGGCGAGGTGGACGCCAAGGGCATCCGCACGGTCATGGCGACGATGAACGGGCAGCTCCGCCCGGTCGCCGTCCGCGACCGTTCGGTCGAGGTCGAGACGAAGGCGGCCGAGAAGGCCGACGCGTCCGACCCCAAGCACGTGGCCGCGCCGTTCTCCGGCGTGGTGACGCTCAAGGTCGCCGTCGGTGACGTCGTCGAGGCCGGTACGCCGGTGGCGAGCATCGAGGCGATGAAGATGGAAGCGGCCATCACGGCGCCCGTGTCGGGCACCGTCGGCCGACTCGCGATCCCGGTGACCCAGCAGGTGGACGCCGGCGACCTCCTGGTGGTGCTGCAGTAAATTGACCGTTCGTCCCATCCGCCTGTTCGGCGACCCCGTCCTCCGCTCGCCGGCCGACCCGATCCGCCCCGAACTGCTCGGGAGCGCCGGGGTCCGTGACCTCGTGCAGGACCTCATCGACACCGTCAAGGAACCCGGACGTGCCGGAGTGGCCGCGCCCCAGATCGGCGTCGGACTCCGTGCGTTCTCGTACAACGTGGACGGCGAGGTCGGCTACGTCCTCAACCCCGAGATCGTCGAGGTGTCCGGGGAGCCTGAGCTCATGGAAGAAGGGTGCCTCTCCGTCCCGGGGCTCGGCTACCCGACGCGTCGCTCCCCGTACGCGAAGGTGCGGGGTGTCGACGTCGACGGCGACGAGGTCGTCCTCGAGGGCACGGGCCTGATGGCCGAGGCGCTCCAGCACGAGTGCGACCACCTTGACGGGACCGTCTACGTGATGACGCTCGACCCCGAGATCCGCCGTCAGGCGCTGCGCGACATCCGCGCGCAGGACTGGTTCCACTGAGTGCTCGCACAGGCCCGCGTTCGCCGGCTGTGAACAGTGGTGTGACACCCCCACGGGGGATTGTCGCTTTGTCCTGACGAGGGGGTACCGTGCTGCTGTCGGCCTCCCACCGACGACCATCCCATCCCCCCAGGACTCCCGCATGACCAGTCAGAACGACGAGCTCAGCTCGCACCGCACCCGCACCAACCGTCGACCAGCCGAGACCACCGTCACGACCGGTTCGACCGCCGTCCTCGACGCCCCCGCGACGGAGCAGTCGCAGGAGGCCTGAGCCCCGCAGGCGCCCCGGCGCCCGCTGTACGGCCTGGAGGCCCGGATCACGTCCGACGGACGTGATCCGGGCCTCCAGGCTGTTGCGTGCACACCCGCGCGTACCTGGCGGATTCGGGCGTACCTGG
Encoded here:
- a CDS encoding peptide deformylase, producing the protein MTVRPIRLFGDPVLRSPADPIRPELLGSAGVRDLVQDLIDTVKEPGRAGVAAPQIGVGLRAFSYNVDGEVGYVLNPEIVEVSGEPELMEEGCLSVPGLGYPTRRSPYAKVRGVDVDGDEVVLEGTGLMAEALQHECDHLDGTVYVMTLDPEIRRQALRDIRAQDWFH
- a CDS encoding pyruvate carboxylase; translated protein: MFTKILVANRGEIAIRAFRAAYELGARTVAVYPYEDRNSLHRLKADEAYLIGERGHPVRAYLDVSEIIRVARESGADAIYPGYGFLSENPELAAAAAANGITFIGPGEHVLEMAGNKVTAKEHAIAAGVPVLASTPASRDIDELIAGADAIGFPVFAKAVAGGGGRGMRRVETKPELRDALEAAMREADSAFGDPTMFLEQAVIRPRHIEVQILADATGTDAGTIHLFERDCSVQRRNQKVVEIAPAPNLDPAIAQALHRDAVAFARSIGYVNAGTVEFLLDTEGEREGQHVFIEMNPRIQVEHTVTEEVTDVDLVQSQMRIAAGETLADLGLSQDTVAVHGAALQTRITTEDPTQGFRPDTGRISTYRSPGGAGVRLDGGTVATGAQISPHFDSMLAKMTCRGRDFPAAVSRAKRALAEFRIRGVSTNIPFLQAVLEDPDFARGDVSTKFIEERPQLFGGHVSKDRGTKVLTWLADVTVNKPNGERSPLVTDPADKLPATDLTSPVPEGQRDRLLAMGPAEWSKALRAQTALAVTETTMRDAHQSLLATRVRTKDLVAVAPHVARLTPQLLSVEAWGGATYDVALRFLGEDPWERLSSLREAMPNIPIQMLLRGRNTVGYTPYPTEVTDAFVDEAARSGVDVFRVFDALNDVSQLRPALEAVLATGTAVAEAALCYTADLLDPAEDLYTLDYYLRLAEQMVEAGAHVIGIKDMAGLLRAGAAEKLVTALRERFDQPVHVHTHDTAGGQLATLLAASRAGADAVDVAAAPMAGTTSQPSMSALVAALAHTERDTGLSLDAVGDLEPYWESVRRVYAPFESGLAGPTGRVYKHEIPGGQLSNLRQQAIALGLGDRFEQVEDWYAEANRILGRPTKVTPSSKVVGDLALQLAAVGADPVDFEQNPDKYDIPDSVVGFMAGELGDLPGGWPEPFRSKVLAGREVRLEITPVPADERAHLETPGPARQQALNRLLFPQPTQQFQRVREQYGDLSVVPTVDYLYGLRPGQEHSVPLGKGVDLFVGLEAIGEVDAKGIRTVMATMNGQLRPVAVRDRSVEVETKAAEKADASDPKHVAAPFSGVVTLKVAVGDVVEAGTPVASIEAMKMEAAITAPVSGTVGRLAIPVTQQVDAGDLLVVLQ